In a single window of the Rhodococcus qingshengii JCM 15477 genome:
- a CDS encoding VOC family protein: MCAAAKVASSVMQVANLDRSVSYYCDVFSCRVALRERDATLLLTPDDFQIYMYVQKGASRRNMSNIGVHYVMWSADTEEELTRISERLRTYDASTFTQVVGGVTFVDGCDPDGIRVIIAYPGPEELPRELIAQRFHG, translated from the coding sequence ATGTGTGCTGCCGCGAAAGTTGCCTCGTCGGTGATGCAAGTAGCCAACCTGGATCGGTCGGTGAGTTACTACTGCGACGTGTTTTCCTGCCGTGTCGCCTTGCGTGAACGCGATGCGACGCTCCTTCTGACGCCGGATGACTTTCAGATCTACATGTATGTGCAAAAGGGCGCATCCCGGCGAAACATGAGCAATATCGGCGTCCACTACGTCATGTGGTCCGCCGATACAGAAGAGGAACTTACGCGGATCAGTGAGCGTCTACGCACATATGATGCCTCCACCTTCACCCAGGTTGTCGGTGGAGTGACCTTCGTCGACGGCTGCGATCCGGACGGTATCCGTGTCATCATCGCTTACCCGGGCCCAGAGGAACTACCCCGAGAGCTGATCGCACAACGATTCCACGGATAA
- a CDS encoding IS256 family transposase, translated as MTTLEDVTKKRAEPSAEAAAAAELVRLAKEQGLSLTGPDGLLKQFTKTVLETALNEEMTEHLGHDKNQAPPERESTNIRNGTRSKTVLTEATGHVPIEVPRDREGTFEPQIVKKRQRRLNGVDEIVLSLYAKGLTTGEISAHFAEIYGASVSKETISRITDKVLEEMQDWAARPLDEVYAAIFIDAIVVKVRDGQVANRPIYAAIGVSLDGHRDVLGLWAGTGGEGAKFWMSVLTDIRNRGTRDVFFLVCDGLKGLPEVVENVWPATTVQTCVIHLIRNTFRLSSRQHWDALKHDLKPIYTAPTEAAASAAFDDLADRWGKTYPAIIRLWNNAWQEFIPFLDYDTEIRRVLCSTNAIESLNARYRRAVKARGHFPTEAAALKCLYLVTRSLDPTGKGQARWITRWKPALNAFAITFADRWPGSETY; from the coding sequence ATGACGACACTGGAAGATGTGACGAAGAAGAGGGCCGAGCCCTCCGCGGAAGCTGCGGCGGCTGCGGAGCTGGTCAGGTTGGCGAAGGAGCAGGGTCTGTCGCTGACCGGTCCGGACGGTTTGCTCAAGCAGTTCACCAAAACCGTTCTGGAAACTGCATTGAACGAGGAGATGACCGAGCACCTCGGGCACGACAAGAACCAAGCCCCGCCGGAGCGGGAGTCGACGAATATTCGCAACGGGACTCGGTCGAAGACTGTGTTGACCGAGGCGACCGGTCATGTTCCGATCGAGGTCCCTCGTGATCGGGAAGGGACGTTCGAGCCGCAGATCGTCAAAAAGCGACAACGTCGATTGAACGGGGTCGATGAGATCGTGTTGTCGTTGTACGCCAAAGGATTAACGACCGGTGAGATCAGTGCTCACTTCGCTGAAATCTACGGCGCTTCGGTCTCGAAAGAGACCATCTCACGGATCACCGACAAAGTGCTCGAGGAAATGCAGGACTGGGCTGCCCGTCCGCTCGACGAGGTGTACGCAGCGATCTTCATCGATGCGATCGTGGTCAAAGTTCGGGATGGGCAGGTCGCGAACCGCCCGATCTACGCGGCGATCGGTGTCAGCCTCGACGGGCACCGGGACGTACTCGGTTTGTGGGCCGGGACCGGCGGTGAGGGCGCCAAATTTTGGATGTCCGTGCTGACGGATATCCGTAATCGGGGTACTCGGGATGTGTTCTTCCTGGTCTGCGACGGATTAAAAGGTCTACCGGAGGTCGTCGAGAATGTGTGGCCGGCGACCACGGTCCAAACGTGTGTGATCCATTTGATCCGCAATACGTTTCGGTTGTCGTCGCGGCAGCATTGGGATGCGCTCAAACACGATCTCAAGCCGATCTACACTGCCCCGACCGAGGCCGCCGCGAGTGCAGCGTTCGACGATCTCGCAGACCGTTGGGGCAAGACGTATCCGGCGATCATTCGATTGTGGAACAACGCCTGGCAGGAGTTCATCCCGTTCCTCGATTACGACACCGAGATACGGCGAGTGCTGTGCTCTACCAACGCTATTGAGTCCTTGAATGCCCGGTATCGGAGGGCTGTCAAGGCTCGTGGGCATTTCCCCACCGAGGCTGCTGCGCTCAAGTGCCTCTATTTGGTGACGCGTTCGCTCGACCCGACAGGCAAAGGGCAGGCACGATGGATTACACGGTGGAAGCCTGCTCTGAATGCGTTTGCGATCACGTTCGCCGATCGTTGGCCGGGATCGGAAACTTACTAA
- a CDS encoding ABC transporter ATP-binding protein, with product MTASGAPIVRVEHLTRKFGVRRGIVDVDFGIETGEVFGFLGPNGAGKSTTIRILLGLYRPTSGLARVFGLDPTREAAQILHRIGYLPGEVTLHPRLTGGEHLDRFAHIRGMADLGYRDQLVDRFGAELDRPTHTLSKGNRQKIGLVMAFMHRPELLVLDEPTSGLDPLMQDEFADLVHETTKEGRTILFSSHDLDEVQRLVERVCILREGRVVITASVESLRRSSPRSIELRFDHDARPEVFARLDGVEVRAYEGGRITVTVTGPVAPLLRTAADQGAVDIAAGHADLDELFLSYYRRTPDSGMPDVH from the coding sequence GTGACCGCGAGCGGGGCACCGATTGTCCGCGTCGAGCACCTCACCCGGAAGTTCGGTGTTCGCCGAGGAATCGTCGATGTCGATTTCGGCATCGAGACCGGGGAGGTGTTCGGGTTCCTGGGCCCGAACGGTGCAGGTAAGTCCACGACCATTCGGATCCTCCTCGGCTTGTATCGACCGACGTCGGGGCTGGCGCGGGTGTTCGGGCTCGATCCGACACGCGAAGCCGCACAGATCCTGCACCGGATCGGTTATCTACCGGGCGAAGTGACGTTGCATCCCCGTCTCACCGGAGGCGAGCACCTCGACAGATTCGCACACATCCGAGGAATGGCTGATCTGGGGTACCGGGACCAGTTGGTGGATCGGTTCGGTGCCGAGCTCGACCGGCCGACCCACACCTTGTCGAAAGGAAACAGACAGAAGATCGGGCTTGTGATGGCGTTCATGCACCGACCCGAGCTGTTGGTCTTGGACGAGCCGACATCCGGGCTCGATCCACTCATGCAGGACGAATTCGCGGACCTGGTGCACGAGACCACGAAGGAAGGGCGGACCATCTTGTTCTCCTCACACGACCTCGACGAGGTGCAGCGGCTCGTCGAGCGAGTGTGCATCCTGAGAGAAGGGCGTGTGGTGATTACCGCCAGCGTCGAGAGCCTGCGTCGAAGTTCGCCGCGATCGATCGAACTGCGCTTCGACCACGATGCCCGCCCGGAGGTGTTCGCCCGGCTCGACGGCGTTGAGGTGCGCGCCTACGAGGGCGGCCGGATCACAGTGACGGTCACCGGCCCGGTGGCGCCGCTGCTGCGAACGGCAGCCGATCAGGGTGCGGTGGACATCGCCGCGGGGCATGCGGACCTCGACGAACTTTTCTTGAGCTACTACCGCAGGACCCCCGATTCTGGGATGCCGGATGTCCACTGA
- a CDS encoding globin domain-containing protein, which yields MLSPQSTEVIRATLPVVGAAIGDITTLFYRTMFDAHPELERDLFNRGNQKQGEQQKALAGAIAAFATLQLEPDSAKVDLILSRIAHKHASLGITPDQYAIVHEHLFAAIVEIIGDAVTPDVAAAWDEVYWLMAETLITMERGLYQLAGVEIGDVWRTVRVSERVLQSASTVSLTLASLDGSVLPTFAPGQYLSVGVTLPDGARQIRQYSLCSVPSSADWRISVKRISGTPDGEVSNFLYNNVFEGSELLVTTPFGDLMMPDDDSPLLLASAGIGCTPMIGMLNHLADTGAQRSVSIIHADRSIADHAHRAELSTLVEKIPAATLHRWYEDLGTHVPFGSVHEGRADLRDITVEPDTQAFLCGPMPFMLAMRASLLQRDVPAQNIHYEVFGPDSWANT from the coding sequence ATGCTTTCCCCACAGTCAACCGAGGTCATTCGCGCCACCCTTCCCGTGGTCGGCGCCGCCATCGGCGATATCACAACCCTCTTCTACCGCACGATGTTCGACGCACATCCCGAACTCGAACGCGATTTGTTCAATCGCGGCAATCAGAAGCAGGGCGAACAGCAGAAGGCTCTCGCGGGCGCTATCGCGGCATTCGCGACGCTTCAGCTCGAACCCGACAGCGCCAAGGTCGATCTCATACTTTCGCGTATCGCCCACAAGCATGCGTCGCTGGGAATCACGCCCGACCAGTACGCAATCGTGCACGAACACCTCTTTGCCGCGATCGTCGAAATAATCGGCGATGCAGTCACTCCCGATGTCGCAGCAGCATGGGACGAGGTTTACTGGCTGATGGCGGAAACCCTCATCACGATGGAACGAGGCCTCTACCAACTCGCCGGCGTCGAGATCGGCGACGTCTGGCGCACGGTCAGAGTCAGCGAGCGCGTCCTTCAATCCGCCAGCACTGTCTCGCTGACTCTCGCCTCGCTCGACGGCAGCGTTCTCCCCACCTTCGCTCCCGGACAGTACCTTTCGGTCGGAGTTACGCTGCCCGACGGCGCTCGCCAGATACGTCAATACAGCCTCTGTTCCGTGCCGAGCAGCGCCGACTGGCGAATCAGCGTGAAGAGAATTTCGGGCACGCCCGACGGCGAAGTGTCGAACTTCCTCTACAACAACGTGTTCGAAGGTTCCGAACTGTTGGTCACCACACCGTTCGGCGATCTGATGATGCCGGACGACGACTCACCTCTCCTACTCGCGTCGGCCGGAATCGGTTGTACACCAATGATCGGGATGCTCAATCATCTTGCGGACACCGGTGCACAGCGTTCCGTCTCCATCATTCATGCTGATCGATCCATCGCCGATCATGCTCACCGAGCAGAACTCAGCACACTCGTCGAGAAGATTCCCGCCGCAACCTTGCACCGCTGGTACGAGGATCTCGGCACGCACGTACCGTTCGGATCTGTTCACGAAGGACGGGCCGATCTGCGCGATATCACTGTCGAACCGGATACCCAGGCGTTCCTCTGTGGGCCGATGCCGTTCATGTTGGCGATGCGCGCATCGTTGCTCCAACGGGATGTTCCGGCGCAGAATATCCACTACGAGGTCTTCGGACCGGACAGCTGGGCCAATACCTGA
- a CDS encoding DUF952 domain-containing protein: MSECIFHIALADDWEGARRFGEYEGSTRATTLDQVGFIHAATAADLDYVLSTVYEDLRLPLVVVVVDQDALLAAGVSIRWDERNPSPPGTGTRVPGILGALPLDPDIVLDVLPIEEVDEKWVVPDVSAYTLRDATR; this comes from the coding sequence ATGAGCGAATGTATTTTTCACATAGCCCTTGCTGACGACTGGGAGGGCGCCAGGCGATTCGGAGAATATGAAGGATCAACCCGCGCAACGACTCTTGATCAAGTCGGCTTCATCCATGCTGCCACTGCTGCGGATCTCGACTATGTTCTCTCGACAGTGTACGAAGACCTCCGACTCCCACTGGTAGTGGTGGTTGTCGATCAGGATGCCCTCCTTGCTGCGGGGGTCTCGATCAGGTGGGACGAGCGCAACCCATCGCCTCCTGGTACAGGCACGCGGGTTCCAGGGATCTTGGGAGCACTACCGCTGGATCCGGACATCGTCCTCGATGTTCTCCCGATCGAGGAAGTCGACGAGAAATGGGTGGTTCCCGACGTGTCCGCATATACGCTCCGAGATGCGACGCGGTAG
- a CDS encoding molybdopterin-dependent oxidoreductase — translation MVDSTDSPTPPSAAPDAARTPAVAHSFRTQLTPGADVVDPVTWAGSVPYATDIAPRMRIGHSRWFNLLWLLPLGFVVLIGAVAAAQHLRSMSSVQVFIEQHPGASEPGPGETSALPAWLGAQHFLNLFLMVFIIRSGAQILTDHPRLYWTRHSTPGREWFRIQKPVPADPFWTAKKDSISLPAYVGLPGIRHSIGLARWWHLGTNTLWLLNGLIFYVLLLATGQWRHVIPTSWDVFPNTISVLLQYLSLDWPTEDHWMAYNGLQLLAYFVTVFVAAPVAMITGLGMSPALSTRFRRVSKILSIQTARSLHFLVLIWFLAFIVIHVAMVFTTGLLRNANHMYASRDDNSWIGFTIFAASMVIVALGWVAATPFTLRHPRVVQRVGFALIGPAQRLFEHVDSKPGEYTEKDISPYFWHNGQYPESEEYQALLAGNFVDYRLRVNGLVEHPVELDLADLRALPLQEQITQHFCIQGWSGIARWGGVSMQTIIDLVQPKPGAKWVVFYSLGDGPDGGIYYDAHPIEQMGYHLTMLAYDMNGAPLPFGHGAPLRLRNETQLGFKQVKWLKGVEFVADYSDVGGGFGGYNEDHEFFGYRQSL, via the coding sequence ATGGTCGACTCCACCGATTCACCTACACCGCCGAGTGCGGCTCCCGATGCTGCGCGGACTCCTGCTGTGGCGCACAGCTTCCGCACACAATTGACCCCAGGTGCGGACGTCGTCGACCCCGTCACGTGGGCGGGTTCGGTACCATACGCCACCGACATCGCACCTCGCATGCGCATCGGCCACAGCAGATGGTTCAACCTGCTCTGGCTGCTCCCTCTCGGATTCGTCGTCCTGATCGGGGCAGTCGCAGCGGCGCAACACCTGCGCAGCATGTCGTCCGTGCAGGTGTTCATCGAGCAGCATCCCGGTGCGAGTGAGCCCGGCCCAGGCGAAACATCGGCCCTCCCCGCATGGTTGGGTGCGCAACACTTTCTCAATCTGTTTCTGATGGTCTTCATCATCCGGTCGGGAGCACAGATCCTCACCGACCACCCTCGGCTGTACTGGACTCGCCACAGCACACCTGGCCGGGAATGGTTCCGTATCCAGAAACCTGTTCCTGCCGATCCCTTTTGGACAGCGAAGAAGGACTCGATCAGCCTGCCCGCGTACGTGGGCTTACCGGGGATCCGGCACTCGATCGGCCTGGCCCGGTGGTGGCATCTCGGCACCAACACGCTGTGGCTGCTCAACGGTCTGATCTTCTACGTGTTGCTGCTCGCGACCGGGCAATGGCGGCACGTGATTCCGACTAGCTGGGACGTCTTCCCCAACACCATATCTGTACTTCTGCAATACCTTTCGCTCGACTGGCCGACCGAAGATCACTGGATGGCATACAACGGACTGCAACTACTCGCCTACTTCGTCACGGTCTTCGTCGCCGCTCCGGTCGCGATGATCACCGGGCTGGGTATGTCGCCGGCGTTGTCCACCCGTTTCAGGCGGGTCAGCAAGATATTGAGCATTCAAACTGCCCGCTCGCTGCACTTTCTCGTGCTGATCTGGTTCCTGGCGTTCATCGTGATCCACGTGGCGATGGTCTTCACCACCGGACTGCTGCGCAACGCCAACCACATGTACGCGTCGAGGGATGACAACAGCTGGATCGGCTTCACGATCTTCGCGGCTTCGATGGTGATCGTTGCTCTCGGCTGGGTTGCGGCAACCCCGTTCACGCTGCGTCATCCACGGGTGGTTCAGCGAGTGGGTTTCGCGCTCATCGGACCAGCGCAGCGCTTGTTCGAGCACGTCGACTCCAAGCCGGGCGAATACACCGAGAAGGACATCTCCCCGTACTTCTGGCACAACGGGCAGTACCCCGAATCCGAGGAGTACCAAGCTCTTTTGGCCGGCAACTTCGTCGACTACCGGTTGCGGGTCAACGGACTGGTCGAGCACCCGGTGGAATTGGACCTGGCTGACCTCCGCGCACTACCACTACAGGAGCAGATCACCCAGCATTTCTGCATCCAGGGATGGTCGGGCATCGCCAGGTGGGGCGGGGTGTCGATGCAGACGATCATCGACCTTGTGCAACCGAAACCGGGCGCGAAGTGGGTGGTGTTCTATTCACTCGGTGACGGACCGGACGGGGGTATCTACTATGACGCGCACCCGATCGAACAGATGGGATACCACCTGACGATGCTTGCCTACGACATGAATGGAGCCCCCTTGCCGTTCGGCCATGGTGCACCGCTGCGACTCCGCAATGAGACACAACTCGGTTTCAAGCAGGTCAAATGGCTCAAGGGCGTGGAGTTCGTCGCGGACTATTCCGACGTCGGTGGCGGCTTCGGCGGGTACAACGAGGATCATGAATTCTTCGGGTACCGGCAATCCTTGTAA
- a CDS encoding LapA family protein encodes MSTQDPHIASASATPFHKPKREKVPHSSTSPAEADIEHTNAGRMWIAVAMGAIVVIILLIFILQNTKQVAISFFAWDFELPLGVALLFAAIGGVLVMASVGGARIWQLRRAYRKTEPAPEPTTDPKD; translated from the coding sequence ATGAGCACACAAGATCCCCACATCGCGTCGGCATCCGCCACGCCCTTCCACAAACCGAAGCGGGAAAAGGTACCTCACTCGTCGACGTCTCCGGCAGAGGCGGACATCGAGCACACCAATGCCGGTCGAATGTGGATAGCAGTTGCCATGGGCGCCATCGTCGTCATCATTTTGTTGATCTTCATCCTGCAGAACACCAAGCAGGTCGCCATCTCGTTCTTCGCCTGGGACTTCGAACTGCCGCTCGGGGTGGCTCTGCTTTTCGCCGCTATCGGCGGGGTACTGGTGATGGCCTCCGTAGGCGGTGCGCGGATCTGGCAACTGCGCCGCGCCTACAGGAAGACCGAACCCGCTCCGGAACCCACGACGGACCCGAAGGACTGA
- the fdxA gene encoding ferredoxin translates to MTYVIAAPCIDVLDRGCVEECPVDCIYEGARSLYFHPDECIDCGACEPVCPVEAISYESDVPARWEDFIDDNARFFHRPLPGASEMVGSPGGSMNLGRVGVDTELVGGYPYSNRPDIGPPSPAQ, encoded by the coding sequence ATGACATACGTGATCGCAGCACCATGTATCGACGTGTTGGACCGGGGGTGCGTCGAGGAATGCCCGGTGGACTGCATCTACGAAGGAGCGCGGTCGCTCTACTTCCACCCCGACGAATGCATCGACTGCGGCGCGTGCGAACCGGTCTGCCCGGTCGAGGCCATCTCGTACGAATCCGACGTCCCCGCCCGTTGGGAAGATTTCATCGATGACAACGCCCGCTTCTTCCATCGGCCACTGCCCGGTGCGTCCGAGATGGTGGGATCACCGGGAGGATCCATGAATCTCGGTCGCGTAGGTGTCGATACGGAATTGGTAGGCGGGTACCCGTACTCGAATCGTCCGGATATCGGACCGCCATCTCCCGCGCAGTGA
- a CDS encoding RrF2 family transcriptional regulator, giving the protein MQLTQFTDLGLRVVMRLAVLDADASPSTRVIAEQLNVSYSHATKVVTRLGELGIVTTRRGRGGGLSITELGRTATIGWLARRLEGAGEVVDCEGDKPCPLRGGCLLRSALRDAQEAFFVSLDAVTIEDVIRQPSKTVLLRLTTRSDEAS; this is encoded by the coding sequence ATGCAACTGACGCAGTTCACCGATCTGGGATTGCGCGTCGTCATGCGGTTGGCCGTACTCGACGCGGATGCCTCCCCCAGTACCCGGGTAATTGCGGAGCAGCTCAACGTGTCGTATTCCCATGCCACCAAGGTGGTTACACGGCTCGGCGAGTTGGGCATCGTGACAACCAGGCGCGGCCGCGGTGGTGGGCTCTCCATCACCGAACTCGGCCGCACCGCCACCATCGGCTGGCTGGCCAGACGCCTCGAAGGGGCGGGTGAGGTCGTCGACTGCGAAGGCGACAAGCCGTGCCCACTGCGCGGGGGTTGCCTCCTTCGGAGCGCTTTGCGTGACGCTCAGGAAGCGTTTTTCGTTTCACTCGACGCGGTCACGATCGAAGACGTCATCCGGCAGCCGTCAAAAACTGTTCTGCTTCGCCTCACCACTCGGAGCGACGAAGCAAGCTGA
- a CDS encoding alpha/beta fold hydrolase yields the protein MNHPTPHTSIVSHDVPLESGFRCPGDELQLHTSARQILQTWTLPWTLQRLRTSLSDTLVLAVGSPSPLPAAVIIPGAGLSAALLEPALAEIARTRRVFVVDLPGEPGMSAARRPQSADLDHYGRWLDEVTDTLGEKSIVLIGHALGGAIVLSSTPHPRVVGTVLINPE from the coding sequence ATGAACCACCCCACACCTCATACCTCGATCGTTTCGCATGACGTGCCCCTCGAATCCGGGTTCCGCTGCCCCGGCGACGAACTGCAACTGCACACCTCCGCGCGCCAGATCCTGCAGACCTGGACACTGCCCTGGACACTGCAGCGACTGCGTACGTCATTGAGCGATACCCTTGTGCTCGCAGTCGGCTCTCCATCACCGCTACCGGCAGCTGTGATCATCCCCGGCGCCGGATTGAGCGCCGCACTGCTCGAACCCGCGCTCGCTGAGATCGCCCGCACCCGAAGAGTATTCGTCGTCGACCTACCCGGCGAACCAGGGATGAGCGCCGCCCGCCGCCCACAATCCGCCGACCTCGATCACTACGGCCGCTGGCTCGACGAGGTCACCGACACGCTCGGCGAGAAATCCATCGTGCTGATAGGTCATGCCTTGGGCGGCGCCATCGTCCTTTCCTCCACACCCCACCCTCGTGTCGTCGGAACAGTCCTGATCAACCCGGAGTGA
- the ctaD gene encoding aa3-type cytochrome oxidase subunit I: MTPVVTELLPSRPYPKRRGFKGTFLYSAAATTDPKQLGVMYLVTSFAFFMLGGLMALLIRTELAVPGLQFLSNEQYNQLFTMHGTIMLLLYATPIVFGFANYVLPLQIGAPDVAFPRLNALSYWLYLFGALVTVSGFLTPGGAADFGWTGYSPLTSALHSPGVGGDLWIMGLALAGVGTILGGVNMITTVICLRAPGMTMFRMPIFTWNVFITMILVLLAFPILTAALMGLLVDRHLGGHLFDPATGGAILWQHLFWFFGHPEVYIVAIPFFGIVSEIFPVFSRKPIFGYAGLVYATIAISALSAAVWAHHMFATGAVLLPFFSMMSFLIAVPTGVKFFNWIGTMWKGQLTFETPMLFSIGFLVTFLFGGLSGVILASPPLDFHVTDSYFLVAHFHYVLFGTIVFATYAGIYFWFPKIAGRYMNERLGRWHFWTTFVGFHTTFLVQHWLGAEGMPRRYADYLPSDGFTTLNSISTIGSFVLGASLLPFAWNVFTSYRYGEVVTVDDPWGYGNSLEWATSCPPPRHNFTELPRIRSERPAFELHYPHMVERMRTEEHAGRRKTVTSAVNEAISVPSGEADGL; this comes from the coding sequence ATGACTCCCGTTGTGACAGAGCTCCTTCCTTCGCGGCCTTACCCGAAACGCCGGGGGTTCAAGGGCACGTTCCTCTATTCCGCTGCTGCTACGACTGATCCCAAACAGCTGGGCGTGATGTATCTGGTCACCTCGTTCGCCTTTTTCATGTTGGGCGGATTGATGGCCCTGCTGATCCGGACCGAACTTGCCGTCCCCGGTCTTCAGTTTCTCTCGAACGAGCAGTACAACCAGCTCTTCACCATGCACGGCACGATCATGTTGCTGCTCTATGCCACTCCGATCGTCTTCGGCTTCGCGAACTACGTACTTCCCTTGCAGATCGGCGCACCGGATGTGGCGTTCCCGCGACTGAACGCGCTCAGTTACTGGCTGTACCTGTTCGGTGCGCTCGTCACGGTTTCCGGATTCCTCACCCCCGGCGGGGCCGCTGACTTCGGATGGACGGGGTATTCCCCGTTGACCAGCGCCCTGCATTCGCCAGGTGTCGGCGGGGATCTGTGGATCATGGGACTCGCGCTGGCCGGCGTCGGGACCATCTTGGGTGGGGTCAACATGATCACCACCGTGATCTGTCTGCGTGCCCCCGGGATGACGATGTTTCGGATGCCGATCTTCACGTGGAATGTTTTCATCACCATGATCCTGGTGTTGTTGGCTTTTCCTATTCTCACGGCGGCACTGATGGGACTGCTCGTGGACCGACACTTGGGCGGGCATCTCTTCGATCCCGCCACCGGTGGTGCGATCCTGTGGCAGCATCTGTTCTGGTTCTTCGGACATCCCGAGGTGTACATCGTGGCGATACCGTTCTTCGGTATCGTCTCGGAGATCTTTCCGGTCTTCTCTCGCAAGCCGATCTTCGGCTACGCCGGACTTGTCTACGCGACGATCGCCATATCTGCACTGTCGGCGGCAGTGTGGGCACATCACATGTTTGCCACGGGAGCCGTTCTGCTGCCGTTCTTTTCGATGATGAGTTTCCTCATCGCCGTACCGACTGGGGTCAAATTCTTCAACTGGATCGGAACGATGTGGAAAGGACAATTGACGTTCGAAACGCCGATGCTGTTCTCGATCGGGTTTCTGGTGACTTTCCTCTTCGGTGGTCTCTCCGGGGTGATATTGGCGAGCCCGCCGCTCGACTTCCATGTCACCGATTCGTACTTTCTCGTAGCGCACTTCCACTACGTTCTCTTCGGGACGATCGTCTTCGCCACGTACGCCGGGATCTATTTCTGGTTCCCGAAGATAGCGGGACGTTACATGAACGAACGACTCGGTCGGTGGCATTTCTGGACGACCTTCGTCGGGTTTCACACAACCTTTCTGGTGCAACATTGGCTCGGCGCCGAAGGTATGCCGCGCCGATACGCCGATTACCTGCCCTCGGACGGATTCACCACGCTGAACTCGATCTCCACGATCGGTTCGTTCGTTCTCGGGGCGTCATTGTTGCCGTTCGCGTGGAACGTGTTCACCTCGTACCGGTACGGGGAAGTCGTGACGGTCGACGACCCGTGGGGGTACGGCAATTCACTCGAATGGGCCACAAGTTGCCCGCCGCCGCGGCACAACTTCACCGAACTTCCGCGGATCCGCTCCGAGCGTCCCGCATTCGAACTGCATTACCCGCACATGGTCGAACGAATGAGGACGGAAGAACATGCAGGCAGAAGGAAGACTGTCACCTCCGCAGTGAACGAAGCGATCTCCGTCCCGTCCGGTGAGGCCGATGGCCTATGA
- a CDS encoding helix-turn-helix transcriptional regulator: MAIRKGTGSARAGTHAVLASGRRVQLLDALRAAAESMTATELADLCGLHVSTVRFHLNALIEVGLIAKETERNVIRGRPRQLYRAQNPLGSGFGITSGYEKLAHVLAAHFARHTDGDPEQLAEAAGRQWALDDLGETSGNGRSAEDAAVVVTTLFAEMGFDPELESSTSRTRIRLHACPFESVARQNPSVVCSLHLGLIRGVLTRLGARQIKSTLTPWDTAHTCLAQLERQ, encoded by the coding sequence ATGGCGATACGAAAGGGAACCGGTTCTGCGCGCGCCGGCACCCATGCAGTGCTGGCGTCTGGGCGGCGAGTTCAACTGTTGGACGCCTTGCGGGCTGCCGCGGAATCGATGACCGCCACCGAACTGGCGGATCTGTGCGGCCTGCATGTGAGCACAGTTCGGTTCCACCTCAATGCGTTGATCGAAGTCGGTCTGATCGCGAAGGAGACCGAGCGCAACGTCATCCGAGGGCGTCCGCGCCAGCTTTACCGGGCACAGAATCCACTCGGGTCAGGATTCGGCATCACCTCCGGATACGAAAAGTTGGCCCACGTTTTGGCGGCGCACTTCGCACGCCACACCGACGGTGATCCGGAACAGCTCGCCGAGGCTGCGGGTCGGCAGTGGGCGCTGGACGATCTCGGCGAAACCTCCGGAAACGGTCGATCCGCAGAAGATGCGGCGGTCGTCGTCACCACCTTGTTCGCGGAGATGGGGTTCGATCCGGAACTCGAATCCTCGACTTCCCGAACGCGTATCCGATTGCACGCCTGTCCGTTCGAAAGCGTCGCCCGACAGAACCCCTCCGTTGTCTGCTCCTTACATCTCGGTCTGATACGCGGCGTTCTGACACGACTCGGCGCACGTCAGATCAAGAGCACACTCACCCCCTGGGACACCGCGCATACGTGCCTCGCGCAACTGGAGCGGCAATGA